GgttggactaaagaaatatttggagcACAAGTTAATAATATGTTTGTATGCAACCTTCACTGGAAAATctaaaaatctggaaaaattcaaagtttattaatttgggttgatttataaatttaaaaattctacacaatggtttggtttggtattTGAAAAACCTAAACCAACCCAAGgttaaaaaacccaaaaaaaatctaaattttattagttcgatttaatttataaaattaaaaattgtacacaaatgatttgatttgatatctGAAAAATCTGAACCAACTTAGTTTATGTACACCCTACCCTAAACTATTGAAGATGAAAGAATTTTGTCTTTCATctcatattcaatattatcattGTTAAACAAGTAATTCAAAAATATCCACCTCGAGTCAAAACGAAATTTCTCCAATATCATTATGTAGACATTGGAATTTTGTGTTGAAATTTCTCCAATACAAATTGTGCTAAACTCAAATTAGGATTCTTGGAGGCTACTCAACTCTAAATCTTAATTTATGCTCATATAAAGAGtactaaattctcttaaaaGACATCTCGGAAATtccataaagagatcaagatttCGAATACTTCGCAAATTGACGAattattcatatagagaggtcaaatctaaatATCCTAGTTTGAAAAATACGCCACTAATAGCTctcgaatcatggataaatttTAGGAGAGTAAAATCGAATGATCAACAAAATTGCATCCACAGTCTATCTTGATCAATAAAGTGATATTTCTACTTATTTTATTGTGATCGCAATTTATTTTCtgtcactttaaaatttattgcaaataCATTCGAAATGAAATCATATTATCCTTGTAAAGAAAATTGGATCTCTAATCATTTTagaaagttataaatataaaatcaaggCCTGAAATCAAAAGTATATGATAGAACACAATTCCAACTTTAAAATATCCAATAAACTATATTAACTTTTATGGCTAGAAGCTCAAACCCCTACTTAACTAATACTACTAAAAATGTGTGTGtgtttgaaaatgaaataaggaATAAAGTTAGcttattttgaataattcataaataaaaattgatcatTGCTTCTTTTAAAAGTATCTAATAAGTCCTATGATGTAATATTTTTCGTCGTTATTCAATTGTTCAATAAACTTGGACAAACAATTGTACTACTAATCTAACCAATTAATCACGtgatttttgttccttttttaatattaattagtttttaattcAATGTATCTTCGTACCTATCAATaacttttttgaattattttaattttagtggGCTTAGCAGGACCCCCTAACCCTCGTCCCATCTTTAACTTTATCTTTCATCAACGATCTcgaattaatatataaaatctgagataattaacatttcaaactttatattaagttaaagaattgtatttttataaaaataaaatcagacAGATAGATCTTGATTAATTTCAAAACGTAttgttttaagttttatttcacTGTTCAAATATCAGCTTTAGTCAACTtatgtataaatttataaaataacagAACGAGGAATAATAACTTGCTTTGTGaaagaatattgattgtattgaagtgttaacctaataagggaatacgtgggagatatatataggggatataggaaggagtactaatcctaatagaaCTAGGATTAATAcatagtaaatactaatattatttaatactatttatttgaTACTATCTATTATTactttgaattaaaataaaatgttagttCTAGTTATTATATAAATCTAACATCAAGTGGATTACATGAAAACATTTTTGTTAGTGAATGccttaaattaataaagaagaaatgttttaaaatttcaaccagaaaacaagaagaaaatattgtaCTTATGAAAAGGAtgcaaaattaaaatacttaagCCACGTGCTGTcacaatcatatatttttttctataataaaCATATAACTATTTCGCCCATTTTGCAAgattaataatgtatttaattttaagtaatctaataaaaatgtatattttttaaaatgtcgataatttaaaataatttttttaattcacatcaaatttaaatatatttatcaatatttcctttttatatgaTAAAACTTATGATTTACGCCGAGTCGTGGATTTATGATTAGGAAGTACCTGGATCATGAAGCAGATTTCCTCATAACCACTGATCTCATATAGTATCAAATCATTATGTCATGTTAACGAATGacaaaaagttttatattggtggttaatgagatgggtagACTTCTTATAAGGTTTGGAtgatcctcctccctttgaggtagcttttggggtgtgagttaggcttaagacctaatttaacatgatttcagAGCAAGACCCATCTCACTCGATGTTGGGGGCCCCAAAATCAAAATGGTTTAtgcaccagatgctaagcactaGGCGTGAGGTGagtattaaagaatgacaaaaagtcTCATATCGATGGTTATTGAGATGGGcagactccttataaggcttgtgCAATCTTTCTTTCTTTGAGCTAACTTTTGAAGTGTGAGTTaagcctaagacctaatttaacaTGTCTACGATTAATGCCCAAAGGGATTTAATTTGTGGTTgccattttttgtttttgacacACCTACAATCATTGACTTGTACCATCATATTTGGCTTTTTGGCACAAGTTATCATTATTAGCATACTGACTAATTTCATGTTAGTATCAAGTTGTTCATTGAGATACAACTTAGTCGTTAGAGTGGTTTAGAGTCTCTGTTCATTTgtaaaatcaattaatattttttctgttCAAGAAGAAAAGAATGATCTAGTTTAATTtggaatgaatttttttttaaaaaaaataataattttgtgatactaaattaaagtaatgtcaaaaataattttaaaacagattaaaaataaaattagatcattcttttttaaacagaggaAATAGTTTTTTACTCTTATAGAtttggataatttttttctcattacaCTGTTTTTTAAAGATGAGTTAAGAccaaattgtataattagtaGGGGACAAgttcttttctttactttatcagtttaataataattatccactatatttttttgagatatttaataatatacttattcactttataaaaattaatggaTACTTTAAcacttcaaatttaatttacctcattcattaattatagtcatttttctattatatttttcaagacattatatttattttatttaaataataatataataaaattacccttctatttttagttgacAAGTATTGTTGGagagaaagaatattttttgttatttttaatatgatatctccttaaaaagaaaaatgagtgGGTAGTGCAATTTTCTCAATGAGAATCTATTTTCAATTATGCATTTTCTCGTAAGTCAAAAgtcaaaaattaattcaaatatgtcCTTATTATTACAATgagaatttattttcaattatacatTTTCTgagtaaatgaaaaaaatatgtatcatAGTGCAAATTTTTCTTACTGATTCACAATGAGTggataaaaaacttatttttaatagtgTATACTTTATGTAGTTATTTAATActaaaaatgatatcaaaaaaattcatactaaaatagaaaaataaaataaaataaaatattcatttttaatatcaaaaccaaataaaatgaaacaaaaagggAGAAATAATGAAGAACAAATAGCATGGTTGTTAAAGTCTAAACATGTATATTAGTTATGTGTAGACTATTAATGAATcgtcaataaattttttaatatcttatTGGTAATATTCTGaattattttttgagatttaaagactttacatcaattaatatttaattaaatatcatgataaaatagttacattgatttttattttttaagaaaaaaggcTCAAATATGTTATTATCGAACTTTtagaaaagactcatttatgccatcagttaaaagtttggctcatttatgtcattaccgttaaagaaaaggctcattcatgctattattttttatggtgaTTTTGCAAAACTATTTTTGACGCGTgaccaattataattcaatcatgtcatcaatttttttaattaaaaaaatcataattatgaaaaaaattgaattatttttttaattttttaattaaatgaattgatGACGTGGCCATTATAATTCGACcatgtcatcaattttttaagtaaaaattattcttttttgacttttttattaaaaaatgatgaTGTGGACGAATTATAGTTGGTCATATGTCAAATTGCTTTGCAAAATCACCGTTAAAGAATAATGACATGAGTGAGCCTTTTCTTTAACGATAAtgacataaatataaatgagtcaaacttttaactgatgacataaataattttttttttgaaagtttaGTGACTTATTTgagtcttttcccttttttaaaaatatataaaaaatttaagatgaACGAATAAAAATAAACGGAGGAGAAAAATAGTAAACACAAATTAATCATGTATCTTGAAAGTGATTGTGGGCtattaatgatatatattaAGTCCCTTATTCAAAACATGTGGTCCTTCTTGGATAAGATAAGGTACATGCATCTCCTAATGAAGATCCTATTAAAATTGTGAGTTCTAACTTTGTATTATTACTTTATTCCTTTCAAAAGATGTGATATTTTAacatttcattttactttaaaataaatagtttttctggattttaattttaaattgattttgtcCTTTTAAATTATCCTtagttatataattaataattattaattaacttttctTTGGTTATGAATAAgttcataaacataatttttatattttaggaataaACAATTTCTTAACAAGGTatgttcaaataaaaaatactacTTATTTTAGAATGAAGAGAGTATTTAGAAgcatatttatgatttaaatcTTTACTAAGATTTTACCCTgacttcaaaaataaatatttaaagattaataaactaaattttaaaaaaatcaagaaatgcaAGCAgcattatgataaaaataatttttagctttattaaatattaacacTAATAAAGAGTGATAAAGTTTTTATTGGCAATAGTTAAGTGCTATTAGAACtaatgtcgctaaaggctttagggacatatacaaagagtgataattgtcgctaaaaatacatatttaacggtaattaagaattaaatgtcGTTAATGGTCATTTAGTTGTAGTGCAACGACATAGGATTAGCGACTAACCGGCGTTTAAATACCTCGTGAATTTGGCCACTACAACTTACTTTAGCTCTTAAACTACGGAGACATTTAAATATTCCTTAACATCTTTGAAAtggtttttattttatcaaccataataatgaaatattaatcTCACAAAGGCAAGTGTATTACACACGCCATTTCATTGCCATATCAGTGTCACATTATTGCCACACCACCTtggaaattatttaaattttgagttttttaattacttctatttatttatttatacaattttagaaaggtaaaaaatatttgagaatttatccaagattataaaaataaaatcaaaccatTTGGATTCAAGACTagaatatattcaattttaaagcatattatcaaaataaataaacaattaatacaaagtaaaaaaaagcTAATTTGAGatgaagaaattttaatttttaaataaaaaagctTCAAGTTCATCACAACCAACAAACGCTTCCATAAAATAAGAGCTTGAAACAACAAATATTGTTggctttttcattttttttgatcTTATTTTATCACTACTACATCTAAGAATAagcaaaaataatttgaaatgaagaaatgagtgGAACAAAGGTGACGGGGACGGGAGCtcgaagaaaaagaaaggggTGAGGCAAGTGTGGATGGCGGCCGTGTCcgaaataaaagaaagaagggtGCGGGTGGCGAAGGGGGTTCGAAGAACGAAAGGGCGGGGTTGTGGTGGATAAAAATGATGGAGTGACGAGGTGTGAGGAAGATGAAACCTTATTggttggaaagaaaaaaaaggcctatttatttattttaatttttttacgtTTTCACTAGCCTTTTCTTATTCCATTTGTTACATCAGTTTTTTGGTTGAATTTTAATTCACTTGAAATAAGATTAAGAACGTAACTAATTAtttgtaaataataatttaacggATAAGTTCAGAGAGTAatctttatgtattttttttattttaaatgaaatatatactaaatagaaatgaaataagtaaatattgTATAGTTGTGCAACCCTCAAGTTGGATATTAAAGTCAGATAAAGAAGGGTTCTCCTTGGCattttaatatacaaaatagaataatctaaacacatatttttcatgtttttttagaCTTTGGACAATACagaaaacacaaataaaatattaaaacaatgGGAAAAAAAAGTTTTGTCTTTTTAGTGGTGGGGTAatgtaaaaatagaaaccaCATAAACATGAAAAAGAGGGAACATATGTTGATATTTAAAGACAAACAAGCAGCATCCACCCATCAACCTTTACTAATAATTCCAACAACTGGCAAATAGCGACAGGGGCAGAGCCGCTTCACGTTCAACAGAAttcaataattataaacataaataaattaaaatttctgtccgattataaaaaaaagatgttAGAATAGACTAAGATGAAGTTATCCATAAACAAGCATGCAACAATATTGCATGTTCTTTACATGACAAATTTTTTTCTATACTACGGAAATTATTTATTACAAAGTCGTAAAACAAGATTTGGACATACATTAATGCTTTAAAATTTAAGGATGGAGTATTTCTACTGATGTTGTATGCTTCTAATTAGAGCGTTTTTTAATCGATCTTCAGTACTCAATCCTATAGGAACTTTAACAACGATGTCCTGTAGCATAATATCGTTGACACTCGAAATACTGGCATGGTGAACATGAAGTTCAAGATCTTGAAGAGCGCGCATCAATCGCGTTGATGGATAATTAACATTTTCAGATTGTACCCTTACCATGGCATCAGGTCCCAAAAtcttaacttcaacttcaacTTTTAAATTGCTGTGGACACCAAATGAATTATGCCTAATTTGATCCACtgaatttgttattgttgtagcAGTACTGTTGTTGTCTATACTGAAACTATCCGTACACTCGATTTTCAGTTTCTTCGATTTTCTAGTAAGCTGAGTTTCCAATTCAGCAACTTTCGATTTCAATTCGTTGATGTACGATACAGCATCTGATAACAACGAAGCTTTATCCATTTTGGTAACATGAGGCACAACAGAACGCAGAGCGTAGAATCTATGGTTTAACTTCTCCCTCCTCTGTCTCTCTGCTTCAACGTGGTTCAACGGTGTTTCACGTGTTGCCCCTGGTTTTCTACCTCTCTTCTTCGGGGTTTTCTTCTCCACCAGTAGTTGACAATCGGAATCTGAATCATTACATTCAGCGGAAACTGAAACTGAAACTAATTCCTCTGTTTTCGGGTTGATGTTTGTGTTTTGTTCTAAACAATTGACAATATGAGGAATTGAGTTGTTGAAAATGGACTTAACTTGTTGAATCAACACCCAGTTTTCTTTGATTAGTTGATTGGAACCCATTTCAATAACTCCATTGGAAGTTGGAATACAAACAAAAGTTTGAATTCCATGAAGATGAGCTTCTTTAGCTCTTTTACAGGTATGAAATTGAAGGTTTTGTGAACCAGTTAACCATATGATAGAAGCAGTACTAAAAGCTTTGCCAGGTACACCATCACCAATGGAAAAAGATTGAGCTAATGACATGACATAAAACCATTCAGCATCAGTaacttcatcatcatcatcatcatcaacttTTTCATCACCATTTTCACAAATTAAAGCTTGAATCcctttaataacattttttctCTCTGTAGATTGTTCACTAGATTGAACCCCTGTTTTAGATTTAGTACCATGGAAATGACCATCACCCCAAGCTAAAAAAAGAtgaccatcatcatcatcatttgtaGTTTGCCAGAAAATAGCATATGACCAAGAATCTGTTTGAATCTTGAGAATATTTTGAAGTTTTTGTTGAAGGTTTGATGAAGTTTGAGAAAGTAAAGATGGTAtaaaaaatgatgatgatgatgatgaagaaacCATTAATTCATCCATcttccttcttttctttttttttttcttcttgtggaGAAAAATTGAAGGTTTCCAAGCCAATGATAATAAAGAGAGTAGACAAATAGATAGGTAGTAGTAGTATTAGTAAAGTAAATACTGCTTCTACCTCCGTcctattttatatatcattGTTTTACGTTATAATTGCATTCAGAAATGATGTAATTTTAgctttttacttttatttgatttgtaaTTTTTCAAGAATATTAACGACTCTATCAAGGATATACTAggcaaaatatgataatttatacgtaaattttataaaatgacaaatgttttaattcaactatttataaaaaggaataaaatatcaaaaatggAACAAAGGGAATACTTACTTTCTTTGTCTTAAAATAAGTGTGATTGATTACGTTTGGTCAtgttttattatgaaattaagaaaaaataatttatatttaccaagtaaatattgatatatgaaaattaatgttgtatttaatatataactacaaaattagagttttttttcactttttatcaGTAATTTAGAGTGAAagctcttcctcttctttttttttttttttgggcaaATTCTTAATAATTCTAGTCAAGTTTTGAATCGAATTTTGttatgattaaaaaagaaaaagtattttacTGTCTTTGCTTTAATTAAATGTCTTTGAAGATATAAATAACTCTTTAATGATGTAAATATATGAAAACAAGGAtatcttctccttttttttaaaaaaaaaaagatatttctcttgattatataaatcatcctttattttaaaataaagtaaaaaaagaataaatacaccatttattttgaaataaagaaagtattaaaataattaggtaAGAAACTAATTGCTTGGTACTTCATTATAATTGAAAAACATTAGGCAGTTGAAATTGCATTTgaatattaaatgttgtgatTGAAAGCTTCAAAACAAATGTAAATCTtttaaaacatgttttttttgaacttcaaatgatataatttaaaatttgaagttaaaataatgaattaaacaagtatagtcaattattatttaaattataaatttttaaagatttaattaatatgaattagaagtaatactaataaattgaaagatttaagaaAATTAGGTTTATGTGGAGCACTAATTAGTCTATGtccaataatattatataaaatttactaCATTAGAGTATTAGATTATTGTAGATTGAGTATCCACTTCATcgatcattattatcattataatattataCTACGATTATAGAGTCTAGAAAACGCAAAACAATATTAAAGTCAACTAATGGCATTCAAGTGAGATCATTGAGCACACAAATAGAGGAAACGTAAGTTGCCTAATTAATTTTGGTACTAAATAgtgaaaattatatatgatggcaaattaataaattaaattaattactatAGCAACCATTTGATTTAATCCGTATTAAACTGTTTATCAGTCACCTTTCTCTCTCAAATTCTCACTCACCACTCTCCTCTCTCGctcttttatacaaacacaactGTATAAAAtctatttctatttatataaagcgagagaaaattgtctaaaatacatatatttttgtttccctatcccagatctcgctcgccactctccataaTTTCGTCGCCAACCTCGCCTCTCttacttatacaaacagaaacgaaaggtataaattgtgtttctgtttgtataatgcgagagaaaattgtatattattttttcatcttatacacttataattatacaataaaaatactcccctgcccggtttcttttgtctttctctctttctcgttttatacaaattcaaattgtatataatttatctctttctcgttttatacaattcgattcaattgtataattcccgtcaagtctctttgtctttctctctttctcattttatacaaacttAAATTGTATACAATTGTTCTATAcgcttataattatacaattcgttttgtacactttgttttatacaattttctatccaagtttctttttctttctcattttatacccttcgttttatacaattcgcttcaattgtgtgtatataaatatatatatatatatatatatatatatatagcgaattatacatttatatatttgctatatgtgaaaattgcccaaataattatataagaaaCTTTGAATTACTAAGTTTTAAATGATCGTAAAtcatatttaacaattttttttaaacaaatacaaaattttgattaaaatatttcGATTCAACTGCATCTGTAATTTGCCCCAAACTCAACGCATGAAATTCAGATTAATTACACTTTATAATGAATATCAGcactcaataaaaataaattataaaattcgtAATATTACATTTTGACTTTATCTCTCGAGATTCATCACAAGTTGTACGatggtgtaacgacctgtttagtcgttttgagcagcagattttatttctcgaaaaacaggctgagacgacggaacccacgacggaccgtcatgagcacgacggaccgtcgaggggtctcgtttcaaaacacttagaaattctgaaattgggtactgaaaatcgactctctgaacttcgtaacggaatggcaggacggaccgtcacagacgtgacggaccgtcacagact
The sequence above is a segment of the Solanum lycopersicum chromosome 10, SLM_r2.1 genome. Coding sequences within it:
- the LOC101267164 gene encoding transcription factor bHLH14-like translates to MDELMVSSSSSSSFFIPSLLSQTSSNLQQKLQNILKIQTDSWSYAIFWQTTNDDDDGHLFLAWGDGHFHGTKSKTGVQSSEQSTERKNVIKGIQALICENGDEKVDDDDDDEVTDAEWFYVMSLAQSFSIGDGVPGKAFSTASIIWLTGSQNLQFHTCKRAKEAHLHGIQTFVCIPTSNGVIEMGSNQLIKENWVLIQQVKSIFNNSIPHIVNCLEQNTNINPKTEELVSVSVSAECNDSDSDCQLLVEKKTPKKRGRKPGATRETPLNHVEAERQRREKLNHRFYALRSVVPHVTKMDKASLLSDAVSYINELKSKVAELETQLTRKSKKLKIECTDSFSIDNNSTATTITNSVDQIRHNSFGVHSNLKVEVEVKILGPDAMVRVQSENVNYPSTRLMRALQDLELHVHHASISSVNDIMLQDIVVKVPIGLSTEDRLKNALIRSIQHQ